A single Aspergillus chevalieri M1 DNA, chromosome 3, nearly complete sequence DNA region contains:
- a CDS encoding uncharacterized protein (InterPro:IPR036047;~go_function: GO:0005515 - protein binding [Evidence IEA]) codes for MMEVPRSDSFSRLPVEIILHCFCSLSSFWDALRFAATCQQNRWIWTANVSIIYQHISPKAIQCRRYARTLLADQGGAPADSHVLTTHDVLQLVRNTVVMKKSIEQFNKVYVYRFTTGPNKPNKASWPYFGNKPRPPYLIKTERARFVRGLYQLWSIVILEPKARQQRMESLCLKDLATLLDLTQYDEIMIYDKTVIAMQEVHRGLLETRYGELWGPYLRKLHELLGDPPDSFRREPPYGMGYLGRIAIWNDNVEDLKEVVTMKISPSVPDPDFSELWYDTPDEDLSD; via the exons AAATCATTCTTCATTGCTTCTgttctctctcctctttctgGGACGCATTGCGCTTTGCTGCAACCTGCCAACAAAATCGCTGGATTTGGACGGCCAATGTGAGCATAATCTATCAGCATATCAGCCCCAAAGCCATCCAATGCCGCCGTTATGCTCGCACTTTGTTGGCCGATCAAGGCGGCGCACCAGCCGACTCACACGTTTTGACTACTCACGACGTCCTGCAACTAGTCCGGAACACTGTGGTGATGAAAAAATCGATTGAGCAATTTAACAAGGTCTATGTTTATCGGTTTACTACAGGTCCAAACAAAC CCAATAAAGCCTCCTGGCCATATTTCGGAAACAAGCCCCGCCCACCATACTTGATAAAGACAGAACGTGCACGTTTCGTGCGAGGACTCTATCAGCTTTGGAGCATAGTGATTCTGGAACCCAAGGCAAGACAGCAGAGAATGGAGAGTCTCTGTCTCAAAGATCTTGCCACACTCTTAGATCTCACACAATATGATGAAATCATGATTTATGATAAGACGGTGATTGCTATGCAAGAAGTTCATCGCGGACTGCTGGAAACGAGATATGGAGAGCTTTGGGGTCCTTATCTTCGTAAGCTTCACGAGCTACTCGGTGATCCTCCAGATTCATTCAGGAGAGAACCACCGTATGGCATGGGATACTTAGGGAGGATAGCGATTTGGAATGATAATGTCGAAGACCTCAAAGAAGTCGTCACTATGAAGATAAGTCCCTCGGTGCCGGACCCCGATTTTTCTGAGCTCTGGTACGATACTCCTGACGAAGACTTGTCCGACtag